The window ATCAATCAATTGTCAACGAGTTTACAAAGAAATGCCACAAGATTACACTAGAGAACGGGAAGGAAGTATATCTTTTCTATAAAAATACTATTGTCAATGAGACTGCATCCCATCCCTTGACACTTTTAGATTCAAATGTGTTATCTGACAATCaaatatcaaaatcttATCCAGTGATTACATTACCAAACGAACAGTACATTATAATTGAAGGATTTCTAATAAATGTAACTACTGGTGCCATCTGTGAATTCTACTCATCATCAACACGATCAGCTCTATCAGACCCAGTGTGGAATATTCTAAGAAAAGGCTATGATTGCAGCATGCTAGACAAATTCTTGAGCTTCCAATCGAACTAttatataataaatgatccaattttctttaaagttGTTGATCATGCCAACCATTGTCGACTGGCATACAAGAAAGAGAAGGATACTTTTGTCTGTCGGGTGGTCAAACTACGGAAAGATGCTACAAATCTTGGACATTCGATATATCATAACATGAAGGGCGTTATCTCGGAGACTAAATATGTAATACTTGCTAAGTTACAATTTGGTAATGGGTCTCGAGAAGACTTATTTGCAATGCGAAGCCAATATTCacaagaattaaatttcaTAAATAGAGTATTCGCAAATGATATTAAACTgttagaagaagaactgGTCCAACGAGTTGTTGTCTCAGGAACACAAATGATACCATATCATGTAAGGAATATACCAGCAAAAATATTGAACCCCAAAAGAGGGACATTTTATTCGGACACTATAACTGAATCAGCGCTTTGTCTCTACGATCTTTGTGAAGACACTGAACAATACATTATATTTGATGGAGTTCgtaaaaaattaaagacaCAGTGCTTAAGACGTTTGTATGAATATTACcaatctttgaaagaaacCTTTAAGAAGGATGAAATACTTTCACGATGGtttccaatatttgatgaatgTCATGAAAAATGCATGGAGAGAGCGAGGAATAACATTGATAGAGTTGAAAAATACTTGTTCCGACTTTTGTTAAAACAATCGATAGAGGTGAGACCTACCCCAATGACTTACTTTTTGTCTCCCAGATTTTTaattattgataatttcttaattgaTCTAgcagaaaataaattagtGAATCCAATGGATTCCAAAATCAGAGAACTGCTTacagaaaatgaaagagAAGACATCGAGACTTTTAAGTTTTTTGATTGGAATAATTTCGAACAAAGTAATGAGCCAATGGGGGTTTACAGCAAAGGATTATTCCAAACTTTAGACAGCAGCAAGACACAATTTACATTAGATACCATCGGATGTACGCACCACATAGGAACTGCCTATGACGGTGTTGTAGTCACGAGGCACTGCATGAAGCTagatattccaaatatcGGGGTGCGGTTCCTCTATCTTGAAGTCGAGGCTGATGATCTTCCTAACCTGCCTGAATTGgagaatgaaaataaagaagaactTTTCAGATCATTAGACGGAGGTAATGAACATAAGGAAATCATGTTTCCTATGATAGAGAGCATGTTTAGGAAATCGTCCTTCTCTGAATTACGCAAAAACTTTACTGCAAGCTTCAAGAAGTTGATTGTGGAAGCTTCAATCTCGAAGGAGAACATGGAAGAGTTCGCAGAAGAGATTCCTGAGCCTGCTTGATTGGGCTGCACATTGCCAGTCGAGATGTTTAGTTCCGTGCATGCTAACAAAACGGCCtatcaaatttatcaagTTCGAACGTGCCTTGAAAGTGGGGATTGAAACATGATTACGCTATGgcatttttgaatttttgtAAGCGAAGTTATCCTATAATAGCAGGGGATTTGACCATTGGAAGGAAACTGCGAGGACTACACTAAGTGAGCAAGGTACAATCTTGTGCACACTATCGGAGGTTATGTAAATGTCGAAATGTGGATCAAAAGAAAGGGAAAACcgaaaaagaaaagtagAGAGATCGCAACTGTTGCCTGTGGCAGAGAATCTCTGCAGCCTTCGAGCCTGATTAAAAATGCCACTTACCGGAGTTTCCTGTCAGCGGTTTTTCGAGCGTTGGTTTGCTTCCTTTGTTCAGACAACGCGGCAGAAGGAGTCCGTTACGTCAGCTGTCGTGATTGCTATCAAAACATGGAACATACCTCAGGGCATGAAATATGGCGTTCCTGTCTAGTTGAGGAACAATCCCTTCATGTAATTACGTCTTTGAATCGTGGTGACTTACTATAgagaagaatttttttaCTTCCATTGGATTTCCTTTGGTGATACACGTCAGTATGGGTACAGGTAGTATTAACTCCGTTTGACCCAGAACAAAGAGATTTACAGAAATAAAGTAACTTCAAGCCCTGGTCCCTGCGAGACTTTACAAGCAAAATTTTAAGTTACGGATCACCGTAgcctttctttctttaacCTTTTCCTTAGCGCTCCTCATGCAAGACCCATCGGAATTTTTCCCCTTTCGAGAAGTATGTTTCTCCAATGTCTACCAAAGGAACCACAATGGTATTGACTCTAGCTAAAAAAAGGTTTTTTAGTCATTAATCCTGTCTGtgtatttctttttgtGTTGCTGTTGGCCCACCTCACCGCAGAATTTTCATCAGAACTTTTGATCCACCGAGTCGGCGATAAAATGTAAAATGTGGTAAATGGTTGTTAGTACCCCCCTAggtatttttatttaaaggtatttgaaaaatcttgatttattatatcAACTTTTTCATTCCATTTTTCAGAAAAAACAGTAATAACCAAAAGACCAAACAATACTTTTCAGTTTTTAACGATGGTAACTTTATATTCGGTCTTTACTAGGATTGCAGTACCAATTTTGGCAGTGCCACTAGTAAAAGGTCTAGAAATATCCACAAATACAGTATTAGATGGTAATGTTCCAGCCAATGAGGCTGTTACCATAAATTCAGGTGCATATCTCGCTTTAATTCATGGGATAACTCAATCTATAAGTGGAGATTTGAAGGTTGATGGATCATTGTTTATTGGGGATACAAATTCCGCTGATCCAGGTATGAAAGTTACTCTCGGTAACATTGATAATTCTGGTACTATTGTTATTGATAATCGGAATGCTACAACTGGTTCAACTTTGAATATTGGTGGGTccacatttgaaaatgatggTTATATGTATGTTGCAGGGTCATCTACTGGAATTGTTAACAGCTGGAATATTCAACCTGTTGATTCTATTGTTAATAAAGGTACAATGCAATTCAGCCAAGATAAACCTGGTGGGCTTCCAGAAGTTGTTCTTATTGCTAATTCTATTATAAATGATGGGACaatttgtttgaaaaatgcAAAATCACGTCTTCAAGCTCAGATTGACGGGAATGGGTGCATTAATGTAGGTGATAATGCTATGTTTGTCATCAAAGAGAGGCAGTATGGTGTTTTAGGTAATCAAACCTTGTACATGTCTTCCAACACATCTGTAGTTTATGCAGGTAGTGCTGCTCTAACTGACAATATTCACGTTGCTGGCTTTGGTAATGGTAACTTCTTGACATTTAGAACTTCTATCACAGGGTGGAACTACGATGCAAACACCGGTATTTTATCTGTCaatctttttattttcattaatcaTCAGTTCAATATCGGGAAAGGATACAACCCAgatttatttcaaatgagaAGTATCACAAATAATGTTACTCCAGATTTAGTCAATAACGCCCTTGTTTATGAGGGAGTTCCTCCAGATATAAGTAGACCAAGTGCATGTGCACCATGTCAAACAATACCATGGATTCCTTTTCCATTAGAAGTCCCTCCACCTTACACAACAACAGTTACACAATCAAACTCAACAATTAGGGAACTTGTATCATTTTATTCTACTCTTTCAGGTACGGCAACAGTTATCGCATCTTCCATTTATACATTACCACCTCTAATAACTGAGCCAGTCACATATACTAAGACAGTTACAGCCAATGGAACAACGATTACACAGGTTGTAACTTCTTTTCCGAATACGATTACAAGCAGTAGCAATACTATTTCCTTAATCACCTCTTCGGCTCAATTAGCTCTAACTAGTTCAGAGCCTTCCACCTCAGATGAAGACATTATGCCACCACCATTTACAACAATTTTAATTACCGGCTCCACTACGGAGACGGTAATCATCTCCTATTTTACAACCACTGATTCCCAAGGAGATCCATCAGCAGGGTTCACAAG is drawn from Naumovozyma castellii chromosome 10, complete genome and contains these coding sequences:
- the NCAS0J02320 gene encoding uncharacterized protein; amino-acid sequence: MQSLNDQYSIIDGWLVDFINKCVVDPLHQSIKSSFRDGNYNELLKHKFVHFRDLEDAKTILIGIDSKQLFEHVQQRMYIFVKTVDGELKLKNSVIANQSIVNEFTKKCHKITLENGKEVYLFYKNTIVNETASHPLTLLDSNVLSDNQISKSYPVITLPNEQYIIIEGFLINVTTGAICEFYSSSTRSALSDPVWNILRKGYDCSMLDKFLSFQSNYYIINDPIFFKVVDHANHCRLAYKKEKDTFVCRVVKLRKDATNLGHSIYHNMKGVISETKYVILAKLQFGNGSREDLFAMRSQYSQELNFINRVFANDIKLLEEELVQRVVVSGTQMIPYHVRNIPAKILNPKRGTFYSDTITESALCLYDLCEDTEQYIIFDGVRKKLKTQCLRRLYEYYQSLKETFKKDEILSRWFPIFDECHEKCMERARNNIDRVEKYLFRLLLKQSIEVRPTPMTYFLSPRFLIIDNFLIDLAENKLVNPMDSKIRELLTENEREDIETFKFFDWNNFEQSNEPMGVYSKGLFQTLDSSKTQFTLDTIGCTHHIGTAYDGVVVTRHCMKLDIPNIGVRFLYLEVEADDLPNLPELENENKEELFRSLDGGNEHKEIMFPMIESMFRKSSFSELRKNFTASFKKLIVEASISKENMEEFAEEIPEPA
- the NCAS0J02330 gene encoding uncharacterized protein, with the protein product MVTLYSVFTRIAVPILAVPLVKGLEISTNTVLDGNVPANEAVTINSGAYLALIHGITQSISGDLKVDGSLFIGDTNSADPGMKVTLGNIDNSGTIVIDNRNATTGSTLNIGGSTFENDGYMYVAGSSTGIVNSWNIQPVDSIVNKGTMQFSQDKPGGLPEVVLIANSIINDGTICLKNAKSRLQAQIDGNGCINVGDNAMFVIKERQYGVLGNQTLYMSSNTSVVYAGSAALTDNIHVAGFGNGNFLTFRTSITGWNYDANTGILSVNLFIFINHQFNIGKGYNPDLFQMRSITNNVTPDLVNNALVYEGVPPDISRPSACAPCQTIPWIPFPLEVPPPYTTTVTQSNSTIRELVSFYSTLSGTATVIASSIYTLPPLITEPVTYTKTVTANGTTITQVVTSFPNTITSSSNTISLITSSAQLALTSSEPSTSDEDIMPPPFTTILITGSTTETVIISYFTTTDSQGDPSAGFTRYPVPVSSLPSPYTTTLISGSSSETDIVSFYTTTDSSGKAAIGTTTYPVPVTSVPAPYTTTVVSGSHTETDIVSFYTTTDASGHAAIGTTTYPAPVTSVPAPYTTTVVSGSYTETDIVSFYTTTNANGAAVVATTTYALTTAHTSYPNWNMTKPSLSNSINSNAFITVTISTDKTTIVSVQSCPGGVCSFSVDSSKIIVSEVSNAATNIVKSGSGTGNIASVSNPIVTEYPTSLGDETSTSTLRKTITEKKTSVSASDVQDSGTALHSPEISTYAGSGSRYLMNNFVVYFVGLLFLGLV